The following coding sequences are from one Treponema primitia ZAS-1 window:
- a CDS encoding tetratricopeptide repeat protein codes for MAEARNNIVFLSVPESLRGQFESMSHGHHHHDHEHEEDEAEEDSGSGFSIDPAIPIPVELPPGESSLDLEQLSWEMILSGMIRVISDFAGNHTNDSEISAEDADYYRHFVLAVKPDILEEFTEAAILKARNGDYDLALEITSALKGLFPTSPVVLLNTALILENRASALERSGREEEAEAEYEPAHQAYKDILALKPPFPDGLFNAGFFYMKRQNFLKARDCLSAYLSLEEGPEPAQLPRDKRDRAREIVREIESRSLDDELFRAAYDNIRLGEEQKGLEKIRVFLEQHPRVWNGWFILGWGLRRLSRWDDAAGAFTEAIELGGDNSDTRNELAICLMEQGKFKEARKQLETALREEPENVKIISNLGVLALRNGDDDEAAAFFRTVLELEPEDPVAKSYLQGEV; via the coding sequence ATGGCAGAAGCAAGAAATAATATCGTATTTTTATCGGTCCCCGAATCCCTTAGGGGCCAATTTGAGTCCATGTCCCATGGACATCACCACCATGATCACGAACATGAAGAGGATGAAGCGGAAGAGGATTCCGGGTCCGGCTTTTCTATCGACCCGGCCATACCTATCCCGGTAGAATTACCGCCTGGAGAAAGCAGCCTGGATTTGGAGCAGCTCTCCTGGGAGATGATCCTCTCCGGGATGATCCGTGTGATTTCCGACTTTGCCGGGAATCACACGAACGATTCAGAAATCAGCGCCGAGGATGCGGACTACTACCGCCATTTTGTTCTGGCGGTAAAGCCGGATATCCTGGAAGAATTTACCGAGGCGGCGATCCTCAAGGCCCGGAATGGTGATTATGACCTGGCTCTGGAGATTACCAGCGCCCTGAAGGGGCTTTTCCCCACTTCACCGGTGGTGCTGCTCAATACGGCGCTCATCCTGGAAAACCGGGCAAGCGCTTTGGAACGATCCGGCCGGGAAGAAGAGGCGGAGGCGGAATACGAACCGGCCCATCAGGCCTATAAGGATATCCTTGCCCTAAAACCGCCCTTCCCAGACGGACTTTTTAACGCGGGTTTTTTCTATATGAAACGCCAGAATTTCCTTAAAGCCCGGGACTGCTTATCAGCCTATCTCTCCCTGGAAGAAGGCCCGGAACCAGCGCAACTTCCCAGGGATAAGCGGGACAGAGCCCGGGAGATAGTCCGGGAAATTGAAAGCCGGAGTCTGGATGACGAACTATTCCGGGCAGCCTACGATAATATTCGCCTGGGGGAGGAACAGAAGGGTCTGGAGAAGATCCGGGTCTTCCTGGAGCAGCATCCCCGGGTTTGGAACGGCTGGTTCATCCTGGGATGGGGGCTCCGCCGCCTTTCCCGCTGGGACGATGCCGCCGGGGCTTTTACCGAAGCGATTGAACTGGGCGGGGACAACAGCGATACCCGGAACGAGTTGGCCATCTGCCTTATGGAACAGGGTAAGTTCAAAGAAGCGCGGAAACAGCTGGAAACCGCCCTCCGGGAAGAACCGGAAAACGTCAAAATCATCTCAAACCTCGGGGTACTGGCCCTGCGGAACGGGGACGATGACGAAGCCGCCGCTTTCTTCCGTACGGTGCTGGAACTGGAACCGGAAGACCCGGTTGCTAAAAGCTATTTACAGGGCGAAGTATAA
- a CDS encoding M48 family metalloprotease has product MKSLVFSIILGFAISFPLMAQSRGTGSGSPGLGADVSGALSQMEGALAQPDEDMSFQDAYFLGRAVAANILSRYGPYTEKPALTHYLNQICTAITINSPTPEIYGGYHVSILDSPDLNAFATTGGHIFVCRGLLEAVSSEDALAAVLAHEIAHIQLKHSDEIIKNMRLTQALSDIAQRAGDIAAREAGLREREVLFSNYVRELVTTLVVNGYSRDKEFEADSYALTLLALAGYSPASLVEVLTLLQRAGGVDGYNGTHPSPAQRINNVRNALPRYRVQDTSSSRSSRFADFVK; this is encoded by the coding sequence ATGAAATCCCTTGTGTTTTCAATAATCCTAGGCTTCGCAATATCTTTCCCCCTGATGGCGCAAAGCCGGGGCACAGGATCCGGTTCCCCGGGTCTTGGGGCGGATGTTTCCGGGGCTTTGTCCCAGATGGAGGGCGCCCTTGCCCAGCCTGATGAGGATATGTCTTTCCAGGACGCCTATTTCCTTGGCCGGGCGGTGGCGGCGAACATCCTTTCCCGGTATGGGCCCTACACCGAGAAGCCCGCGCTAACCCACTATCTAAACCAAATCTGTACCGCCATAACGATCAATTCTCCCACGCCGGAAATTTACGGCGGGTATCATGTGAGTATTCTCGATTCCCCGGATTTGAACGCCTTTGCCACGACCGGGGGGCACATCTTTGTATGCCGGGGTTTGCTGGAAGCGGTCAGCTCCGAAGATGCCCTGGCGGCGGTTCTGGCCCATGAAATTGCCCACATCCAGCTTAAACATAGTGATGAGATCATTAAAAATATGCGGCTGACCCAGGCGCTTTCCGATATAGCCCAAAGGGCCGGCGATATTGCCGCCCGGGAAGCCGGTCTGCGCGAGCGGGAAGTCCTTTTTAGTAATTATGTCAGGGAACTGGTTACCACGCTGGTTGTAAACGGCTATTCCCGGGATAAGGAATTTGAAGCGGATAGCTACGCACTAACCCTGCTGGCCTTGGCGGGCTATTCCCCCGCGAGCCTTGTTGAAGTTCTAACGCTTCTGCAAAGAGCCGGAGGCGTCGACGGTTACAACGGTACCCATCCTTCGCCGGCCCAGCGTATCAACAATGTCCGGAACGCACTTCCGCGGTACCGGGTTCAGGATACCAGTTCTTCCCGCTCTTCCCGTTTTGCGGATTTCGTCAAATAA